Sequence from the Silvibacterium dinghuense genome:
CGGGTGGTCACCGGCTTCTGGCCGGCGATCGAGGCCAGGTCCGCAACCAGCGGATCGAGCATCTTCGAATTCTGTGTCGCTTCGCCCAGACCCATGTTGATGACGATCTTCTCGAGCTTCGGAATCGCCATCACGTTCTCAAGACCCAGCTCCTTCTGAAGGGCCGGCTTGATTTCCTTGAAATACTTCTCTTTCAGTCTTGCTGCCATTGTCTCTATGCTCTTTCTCTCCGGACTTCGGAGTAGCCGCGCGCGCCCGTTTCCGGACTTCACGCAGCCGTATACCGTTGCGGAGGGTGTTCATTCGGGTGGGGTCTCTGAACCAGATCCCGTTTCCGGGAAGCCCGTTTCCGGACTGTTCAGACGCAATTCACCCTGATTGACCTGCATCTAGCATCATAGCGCGAAAATCGGGGATTTGCATCCCCGAAGTCGCGCATGCCCTGAAACTGCGAATTTACTTCTTCTTGCCTTTGGTCGCGATCTCGTTGCCGCACTTCTTGCAGACGCGAACCTTCTTGTCGCCCTCGAGCTTGTGGCCCACCCGGGTCGGTCCGCAGTTCGGGCACACCAGCTGCACATTCGAGATGTGGACCGGTGCTTCCTGCTCGGCGATGCCGCCCTTGATGTTCCGCTGCGGGTTCGGGCGGACGTTCTTCTTGATCACGTGTACGTGCTCGACCAGCACGCGGCCCTTTTCGGCATCGACGCTCAGTACGCGGCGCTGCTTCTTAAGGTCCCGGTCCTTACCGGCAATCACGACAACCTGATCGTTGCGCTGAATACCCAGACTCATAATTCTTATCCTCTGTCTCTCTCTCGTCCGGCCCTGGCTTACAGGACTTCCGGAGCGAGCGACACAATCTTCAGAAACTTCTTCTCGCGCAGCTCGCGGGCAACCGGCCCGAAGACGCGCGTGCCTACCGGCTCGCCCGCTTCGTTGATCAGCACCGCGGCATTCGAATCAAAGCGGATGTAGGTTCCGTCGCGACGGCGAGACTCCTTGCGCGTACGCACGATCACGGCCTTCACCACCTTGCCCTTCTTCACCTGACCATCGGGCGAGGCTTCCTTGACGGCAGCCGTCACCACATCACCCAGGCCCGCCTTCTTGCCGGCGCCGCCACCCAGGGGCAGAATCATCTGCAGCTTGCGTGCGCCCGAGTTATCGGCAACCTCGAGCATGGTTCTCATCTGCACTGCCATAGCAAACTCTCCTTAATCTCGCGCTTACTTCGCAGCGGCAGCGGCTTCGGCTGCGGCTTCGGCCTGAGCCAGAGCCGAGCGGCGGATGATCTCTTCGAGGTTCCAGCGCTTGAGCTTGCTCAAGGGACGGGTCTCGCGGATGCGGACCACATCGCCCACGCGCGCGGTGTTCTCTTCGTCGTGCGCATAGAACTTCTTGTTGGTCTTCATGACGCGCTTGTACTTCGGATGAGCCTTGCGCATTTCGACCTCGACCACGATGGTCTTCTGCATCTTGGTCGAAACGACATTGCCTACCTTCTCATTGCGGCGCGACTCAGGCGCCGTCTTCGTCGTGGCTTCGCTCATCACTCAGCGGCCTCCTTCTCGCTCTTGGCCTTCTTGGTCTTGACCGCCGGCTTGGCCGCGGTCTTCTTCACGGCAGCCTTCTTGGCCTTGGGCTTGGGCTCGGTGGACTCCGTCTTGGGAGTCGCGCCGTACAGGCCAAGCTCACGCTCGCGGGCCACGGTCTGGATGCGGGCAATGTCCTTCTTGAGCCCGCGCAGCTTCTTGACGCCCTCGTTCTGGCCCAGCTTCATCTGGAAGCGGAGGCGAAAGAGCTGCTCAGCCGCCTTGGCCTGCTCGGCCTTCAGCTCGCCATCGCTCAGATTTCGAATCTTCTCGAGTTCCATTTCTTTTCTTCTCTCCGGGACGACGGGATTCAGGCTCCCGCGTATCCCCACACTTCAGTTCTCAGTTTTCAGTGAACAGCTGGCAATGCCTGGAGGCCGTTACCGAGAACTGAGAACTAACCACTGACTACTTCCTTACTTGGCCGCCACGACTGTCTTTACATCGTGACGCTGCACGAAGCGCACCTTGAGCGGCAGCTTGTGAGCCGCCAGACGCATGGCTTCCTGCGCGATTTCGGGCGCTACGCCCTCCATCTCGAAGAGCACCTTGCCGGGGCGGACGACTGCTACCCAGTGGTCAGGAGCGCCCTTGCCCTTACCCATACGGGTTTCGGCAGGCTTCCGGGTCACCGGCTTGTCCGGGAACAGACGCAGCCAGATCTTGCCACCGCGCTTGATGAAGCGCGTCATGGCAATACGGCTGGCCTCGATCTGCCGGTCGGTGATGTAGCCGCACTCCATAACCTTCAGGCCGTAATCACCAAATGCGAGTTCGCTGCCGCGCCACGCCTTGCCGCGCATGCGGCCGCGTTGCTGCTTGCGATACTTGACCTTCTTTGGCATCAACATGATGAATTCCTCAAAACACTTATCAGTCTTCAGTTGTCAGTTTTCAGTTCAACCCGCTGCGGGACTTTCAACTGATCACCGTGCACTGCTTTAAAATCGTCTGTCAGTCTTCAGCTGCCAGAGGCCAGCCCCTGGGGACTGACAACTGGCAACTGTGCACTGCCTTTAGAACACCGACGTGCCGACCGTCGCAGCAGGCTCACGCCGACGCTGCTGGTAGATATCGCCGCGGTAGATCCAGGTCTTGACGCCGATAATGCCGTAGGTGGTGTGCGCCTCGGCAAAGCCGTAGTCGATATCCGCACGCAGCGTGTGCAGCGGCAGACGGCCCTGGAGGTACCACTCCGAACGGGCAATTTCGTTGCCGTTCAGGCGGCCCGAAACGCGGACCTTGATGCCCTTGCAGCCGAAGCGCAGAGCCGAATCCACCGACTTACGCATGGCGCGGCGGAAGCCGACGCGCTTCTCGAGCTGCAGTGCGATATTCTCGGCCACCAGCTGGGCATCGAGCTCCGGCTTGTTGACCTCGAGGATATCGATAAAGACATCGCGGTTGGTCCGCTTCTGCAGATCGACCTTGAGCTTCTCGATCTCCGCGCCCTTGCGGCCGATGATGATGCCCGGACGCGCGGTGCGGATGATGAGGCGAAGCTTGTTGCCGGGACGCTCGATCTCGACCGAGCTGACGCCAGCAGCCTTCAGCTTCTCCTTCAGTTCCTTCTTGAGCTGAACGTCCTCGACCAGCAGCTTGTCGTAGTCACGCTCGACGAACCAGCGCGAGCGCCAGGGCTTATTGACGCCCAGACGAAATCCGTAAGGATGTACTTTCTGTCCCATCGTTAACCCTTCTTCCCCAAACCCTTCCACTGCTTCGTCGCGGCCTTCGGAGCGGCCTTGGCCGAACCCTTGGCTGCCGTGCGCGGCGTCGAGCTCTTCTTCGTCGTCGCCTTCTTCTTCTTGGCGGCCTTCGGCGTCGCCTCAACTGCCGGCGCGTCGGTTACCGTCTCGACCAGGCTCTCGCCCGATACGCGCTCGGCCACCGTGATCTCCAGGTGAGCCAGACGGCGCTGGTAGCGGTAAGCGCGGCCCATCGGCGCAGGGCGGATACGCTTCATACGCGGACCTTCGTTTGCGATCGCCGACTTCACATACAGATTGTCGACGTCCACATCCAGTCCCTGCTCCTGGCTGAGATAGTTGGCGTTCTGCAGAGCCGAACGCAGCACCTTCTCGACCATCGGAGCGACTGCCTTCTTCGTGAAGGCGACCGTATTCAGCGCTTCTTCCACGCTACGGCCCTTGATCAGATTGAGCACCAGCCGCGCCTTCTGCGGCGAAACCCGCTGGAAGCGTGCCTGAGCCCGGAATTCCTTCGTTTCCAATGCCATGACCTTCGTCCTTTTCTTCAGGGCCTAGCGGCTTTCACCGCTGGTTCCCTATCGGCGTTATGTTGGCCTCTCAACGAGGGGCCGTTCTCCGCCTTCGATTCCGTTACTTCGGCTTCGCACCGCTCTCGCCACCCTTGGCCGTGTGGCCCTTGAAGGTGCGCGTTGCGGCGAATTCGCCCAGCTTGTGACCCACCATGTTCTCCGTCACGTACACCGGCACGAACTTCTTGCCGTTGTGAACCGCGATCGTGTGACCCACCATGTCAGGGTGGATGGTGGACCGGCGCGACCAGGTGCGAACGACCTTCTTGTCGTTCGCCTGGTTCAGCACCTCAATCTTGACCATCAGGTGCCCATCAATGAAGGGCCCTTTCTTTGTCGACCGTGCCATCTTAAAACCCTCTTAGCTTCTAGCTGTTAGCTCCTAGCTTCTAGCTAGAGCCCTTTTTCAATCTTGCTGACCGCCTGCAACCTTTAGCGCTTGTGCTTTTAGCTAGGAGCTAGAAGCTAGCAGCTAAAGGCTGCTTTAACTACTTGCTGCGGCGGTTGACGATGAAGACATCGGTCCGCTTGTTGTTGCGGGTCTTGTATCCGCGCGTGGGCTGGCCCCAGGGCGTCACAGGATGACGGCCACCCGAGGTCTTACCCTCACCACCACCGTGCGGGTGATCGACAGGGTTCATCGAGACACCGCGGTTGGTCGGGCGGATGCCCTTCCAGCGGTTACGGCCGGCCTTACCGATGGTCACGTTCTCGTGATCGGTATTGCCAACCTGGCCGATCGTCGCCATGCAGGCTACCAGCACGCGGCGGGTCTCGCCGGAAGGCAGCTTCAGCAAGGCATACTCGCCTTCCTTGGCCACCAGCTGCGCCGAGGCGCCAGCCGAGCGCACCATCTGCGCACCCTTGCCGGGGCGAAGCTCGACATTGTGCACCGTGGTACCGGCAGGAATGTTCTTGAGCGGCAGCGCGTTTCCGACCAGGATGTCGGCCTCAGGACCGCTCATCACCGTCATGCCCACCTTCAGGCCCACAGGCTGAATGATGTAACGCTTGTCGCCGTCCACGTAGCTGATAAGGGCAATGCGGGAAGAACGGTTCGGATCGTATTCGATCGTCGCAACCTTGCCCGGAACGCCGTACTTGTCGCGCTTGAAATCGATAAGGCGCAGCTTCTTCTTGTGGCCGCCGCCGTGGTGACGGATGGTCAGGTCGCCCGAGTTCCGGCGACCGCCGGTCCGCTGCTTGGTTG
This genomic interval carries:
- the rplX gene encoding 50S ribosomal protein L24, whose amino-acid sequence is MSLGIQRNDQVVVIAGKDRDLKKQRRVLSVDAEKGRVLVEHVHVIKKNVRPNPQRNIKGGIAEQEAPVHISNVQLVCPNCGPTRVGHKLEGDKKVRVCKKCGNEIATKGKKK
- the rplN gene encoding 50S ribosomal protein L14, with the translated sequence MAVQMRTMLEVADNSGARKLQMILPLGGGAGKKAGLGDVVTAAVKEASPDGQVKKGKVVKAVIVRTRKESRRRDGTYIRFDSNAAVLINEAGEPVGTRVFGPVARELREKKFLKIVSLAPEVL
- the rpsQ gene encoding 30S ribosomal protein S17 is translated as MSEATTKTAPESRRNEKVGNVVSTKMQKTIVVEVEMRKAHPKYKRVMKTNKKFYAHDEENTARVGDVVRIRETRPLSKLKRWNLEEIIRRSALAQAEAAAEAAAAAK
- the rpmC gene encoding 50S ribosomal protein L29, with the translated sequence MELEKIRNLSDGELKAEQAKAAEQLFRLRFQMKLGQNEGVKKLRGLKKDIARIQTVARERELGLYGATPKTESTEPKPKAKKAAVKKTAAKPAVKTKKAKSEKEAAE
- the rplP gene encoding 50S ribosomal protein L16: MLMPKKVKYRKQQRGRMRGKAWRGSELAFGDYGLKVMECGYITDRQIEASRIAMTRFIKRGGKIWLRLFPDKPVTRKPAETRMGKGKGAPDHWVAVVRPGKVLFEMEGVAPEIAQEAMRLAAHKLPLKVRFVQRHDVKTVVAAK
- the rpsC gene encoding 30S ribosomal protein S3; its protein translation is MGQKVHPYGFRLGVNKPWRSRWFVERDYDKLLVEDVQLKKELKEKLKAAGVSSVEIERPGNKLRLIIRTARPGIIIGRKGAEIEKLKVDLQKRTNRDVFIDILEVNKPELDAQLVAENIALQLEKRVGFRRAMRKSVDSALRFGCKGIKVRVSGRLNGNEIARSEWYLQGRLPLHTLRADIDYGFAEAHTTYGIIGVKTWIYRGDIYQQRRREPAATVGTSVF
- the rplV gene encoding 50S ribosomal protein L22, which produces MALETKEFRAQARFQRVSPQKARLVLNLIKGRSVEEALNTVAFTKKAVAPMVEKVLRSALQNANYLSQEQGLDVDVDNLYVKSAIANEGPRMKRIRPAPMGRAYRYQRRLAHLEITVAERVSGESLVETVTDAPAVEATPKAAKKKKATTKKSSTPRTAAKGSAKAAPKAATKQWKGLGKKG
- the rpsS gene encoding 30S ribosomal protein S19; this translates as MARSTKKGPFIDGHLMVKIEVLNQANDKKVVRTWSRRSTIHPDMVGHTIAVHNGKKFVPVYVTENMVGHKLGEFAATRTFKGHTAKGGESGAKPK
- the rplB gene encoding 50S ribosomal protein L2 gives rise to the protein MPIKTYRPITPTLRFKTTLVNDDITTDKPYKPLLATKQRTGGRRNSGDLTIRHHGGGHKKKLRLIDFKRDKYGVPGKVATIEYDPNRSSRIALISYVDGDKRYIIQPVGLKVGMTVMSGPEADILVGNALPLKNIPAGTTVHNVELRPGKGAQMVRSAGASAQLVAKEGEYALLKLPSGETRRVLVACMATIGQVGNTDHENVTIGKAGRNRWKGIRPTNRGVSMNPVDHPHGGGEGKTSGGRHPVTPWGQPTRGYKTRNNKRTDVFIVNRRSK